CTTCTCGCCCATCAGGCGCATGATTTCCGGCGGCGGGCCGATGAACTTGATGCCGCAGGTCTCGCAGACTTCCGCGAAATTCGCGTTCTCGCTGAGCAGTCCGTAACCGGGATGGATGGCGTCCACGTTGGCGATTTCGGCCGCGCTGATTACGGCCGGGATGTTCAGGTAGCTGTCGGCGGGACGCGGAGGGCCGATGCAGATGGCGTCGTCGGCAAACTTGACGTGCAGCGAGTTGCGGTCGGCCTCGCTGTAGATGGCGACCGTGCGGATGCCGAGCTCCTTGCACGCGCAGATGACGCGCAGGGCGATCTCGCCACGGTTGGCAATCAGGACTTTGTTGAAGAGTTTATCCATCCGCTCTCATCACGAGGCGCAAGGGCCTATGCGCCGCGCACGGCGAACAGGGGCTGGCCGTATTCGACCGGTTGGCCGTTGCTGACAAACTTCTTCACCAGCTCGCCGGCAAAGTCGCTCTCGATTTCGTTCATCAGCTTCATGGCTTCAATGATGCACAGGACCTGGCCGACGCTGATGGTGTCGCCCGCCTTGGCGAAAGCCGGCGCTCCCGGTGACGGAGACTCGTAGAAGGTGCCCACGATGGGCGAGCGGATGATATGCAGCCCTGCTTCTTCCACCGCCGGCGCTGCCGGGGCCGAAGGTAGCGCGGAAGTGGCCACGGGAGCGGGAGCCGGGGGCGCCGCGCCCGCCCCGCTCGCGGGTGCCGGTGCGGGCTGGACGGCCACGAAGCGTGCCTCCGGCATCTGTGTTTCGGGTACGGCGCGCTTGATCCGGACTTTGACGTCGCCACGCTCGAGTTCGAACTCGGCGATGTCCTTCTCGATAAGAAATTCGATCAGTTCCTTGAGCTCTTTTTGATTCATCGGCGTGATCGGGTCGCGGCGAACCGGCCGGCCCGTAGGTCTCACAGCTCCATCAATGCCTTGG
Above is a window of Candidatus Binatia bacterium DNA encoding:
- a CDS encoding biotin carboxylase N-terminal domain-containing protein yields the protein MDKLFNKVLIANRGEIALRVICACKELGIRTVAIYSEADRNSLHVKFADDAICIGPPRPADSYLNIPAVISAAEIANVDAIHPGYGLLSENANFAEVCETCGIKFIGPPPEIMRLMGEK
- the accB gene encoding acetyl-CoA carboxylase biotin carboxyl carrier protein, giving the protein MRPTGRPVRRDPITPMNQKELKELIEFLIEKDIAEFELERGDVKVRIKRAVPETQMPEARFVAVQPAPAPASGAGAAPPAPAPVATSALPSAPAAPAVEEAGLHIIRSPIVGTFYESPSPGAPAFAKAGDTISVGQVLCIIEAMKLMNEIESDFAGELVKKFVSNGQPVEYGQPLFAVRGA